The segment GGTCCACCGTGTCAGGCTTATTCACTGGTAGGCCGATCACGGATGAAAGGTCAAGAGAATTTTGAGAATGACCCGCGGCATTTTCTTTATAGAGAGTATTTACGAATATTAATCGATCATAAACCTCCTATCTTTGTTATGGAAAATGTAAAAGGTTTAATTTCCTCAAAGATTCAAGGTAAATATGTTATCAATGATATATTACGAGACCTTAGCAATCCTTCATCGATTATTGATTCTAAATCATCTGATCTAGAATATAAGCTCTATTCCTTATCACAACCAGGTATTATGAATTTAACTGGTGATCCTAGTGATTTTGTTGTCAAAGCCGAGGAATATGGTATTCCACAAGCCCGACATCGAATTTTCATTTTAGGTATTCGCAGTGATATTGATATCGTTCCTAAAGTATTAGAGAAAGTAAATTTACGTACTACTGTACGTGATGCTATTGGTAATTTACCAGAAATTCGTAGCGGAATATCCAAGGGATTAGATAATAATTCTATATGGTTAGAAACTTTAACAGCTATGACACAGCAATCATGGTTCAAATATGGGAGAGAAAATGGCTTGACAATTTTAGCAGACCATATAGAAATGATTCTCGAGTCGATTAAAGAACAGATATTGGAAAAAGATTCTACTATCTATTCACAACCAGATCATTTTATGGATTGGTTTTATGATGAACGATTAAAGACTTTACTTTCACATGAGGCACGATCCCATATGAAAAGTGACTTACAACGGTATTTTTTTTCAGCTGCTTTTGCCCAAGTGTATAATATATCACCTAAGTTATCTGATTTTCCTAAAGAACTATTACCAGCACATAAAAATATTACTGATGGAATTTCCGGAAAAAAATTCTCAGATCGTTTTCGTGTTCAATTATCCAATACGCCCTCGACAACTATTACATCTCATATCTCAAAGGATGGTCATTACTATATTCATTATGATCCAATACAGTGTCGTAGCCTAACCGTTAGAGAAGCAGCTAGACTTCAAACATTTCCTGATAACTATAAATTTGAAGGAAATCGAACATCACAATATCATCAAGTTGGAAACGCTGTTCCACCGCTCTTAGCCAATAAGATTGCGGCAGTTGTACTCGATATATTAGAAAGAATGGAGTAAATATTTACAGTTTAGAGTGGATTAGGAGTCTAAAAAGGAAACGATTTACAAGTTGATAGTAAATGGTGTCCAAAAAGCGCGGTTGTTATAGTTCAGATATTTTTTAATCAATGCAAGATTAGAAAGGAATCTTGAATGCAAGAGAAGATTTTATCGCCTCATGCCGCATCTTTGAGCCAGTCAATGCGTGATCTAGGATACTCTCTAGAAACTGCCATTGCTGATCTTATTGATAATAGTATAACCGCAGGAGCACGTAATATTCGGATATTCCTAGATATTGATGAGGCAAATGATCCTTGTTTAGTCATCATTGATGATGGTTCAGGAATGAATGAGAATGAATTGATCGAAGCTATGCGTCCTGGTTCACGAAATCCGCGTGATAAGCGGGATAAAGATGATCTAGGGCGATTTGGGCTTGGACTCAAAACAGCTTCTTTCTCTCAATGCAAATCGCTTACTGTAGTTAGCCGAAAAGACCAGAATACATTTGCAGCTTGTTGGGATCTTGATCTGATTACGGCTCGTAATGAGTGGATTGTCACAATTCCAGCTATTGAAGATCTTCTCTTTACTCCTTATATTAAGACATTAGGTTTTCAAGGAACATATATTTTATGGAAAAAACTAGATCGATTTCTAGAAAATAGTATCAATGATAGCAGCAAAAATAATTCTTATGACAAACTATCTATAGTTGAGAAACATTTGGCATTAGTTTTTCATAGATATATAAGTGGTGATTATAAAAGACATAAGATTAATATTGAGATTAATGGACATCCTATTATAGCTTTCGATCCATTCTGTATTTCTAATAAAGCAACACAACTATTACAAGAAGAAATCGTAAGAATTGATGGAAATGAAATCAAGATCCAACCTTACATTTTACCACATCATAGTAAACTATCAAAGAAAGATTATGATTTTTATCGATCACGTGGCGATTTTGTAACTAACCAAGGAGCATATATATATAGAAACGGTCGATTAATGGCTTGGGGTGACTGGTTTAGATTAGTCCCGAAAAGTGAGGCAACAAAACTAGCACGAATTCAAATTGATTTTACAAATGTTCTCGACGAATATTGGACAATTGATATTAAGAAATCTCGTGCACATCCTCCACCTCAGGTTCGAGAAAAACTAAAGCAGATTATTAATCGAATTACTGATCAAAGCAAACGGATTCATATTGGTAGAGGGAATCGTTTATTTGATAAACAATCACAGCCGTTATGGGTTCGCTTTAGTGATAGAGATAAAATCCGTTATGAAGTTAATAAAGAACATGTTCTTATAAATGCTTTTCTCAATAGAATTGGTCCAGATAATGCATCAATACTTAGAGATGTTATTTCTTTAATCGAACGTTCTGTACCACTTGAAGCCATATATGCCGACTATTCTTCTGTTCCACAATCATTTGAGGAAAAAGAGCCAATTCAATATGAGGATTTGAAAAGCCAAATAATGCATTTCCATATTCTACTCACTTCTGATTTCTCAATGGATAAGGAGAATTTCAAAAAAACAATTTTCAGCATGAAACAATTTAATGAAAATCGAGAATTGACACAAAAGATAATTGAGGAGTTACTATAATGACAGATTCAGTAAAAATTAAAGAGGCCGAAAAGTTTTTATCTCAAATTATTCTTTCTCGTGGCAGTAATCTATCTAGTCAAGATATTATTACAATCGTCGAACAGTTTCGTCCTGTATTTCAAGATAGCTACTATCAATTTAAATCAGAGGATTTTAATACACTTATTAGATCGCTAGAAACCCAATATTTTACAACTATGGGAGCAGGTGTATCTCTTATCGATCTTGATATACCTCATGATGAGGAATGGTATCTTAAGCGCCAAATCAGTTGGGATTATGCAGAAGACTATGAGAAATATCTTATTACGCAAGGTTGGCCAACTCGAGTGATTGGCTCAATGGGGTCTGTTACTAACCGAATTCTTGGTCTTCTACAAGACCCGCATAAAGATGGAGATTGGGAGCGAAGAGGATTAGTGATTGGTCATGTTCAATCAGGAAAGACCTCAAATTACATTGGGTTGATTTCAAAGGCTGCTGATGCTGGCTACAAATTTATAATTGTTATTGCTGGAATTCATAATAATCTTAGAACACAAACTCAAGAGCGTATTGATGTAGGATTTATAGGTCGAGATAGTAGGAATAATAATCGCATTGGAGTAGGTCAGTTACGACCTAATCGTTCTATGCCTGTAACTGTTACTACAACTGAAAGCGATTTTAATAAAGCTCTTGCAAATAGATTCGGCATGGAATTAAAATCCCTTAATAATACATTTATACTCGTTATTAAAAAGAACGTAAGTACACTTGGTAGTCTCTACAATTGGTTAAAGGAATTGAATGTACGTCAAGGTATAGAGAAAATCTCTGATATTCCGATGTTATTAATTGATGATGAAGCTGATAATGCTTCTATCAATACTAATAAACCAGAACTAGATCCAACGAGAACAAATAAAGAGATTCGTAGAATACTTAATTTGTTCAAAAAACGTTGTTATATAGGCTATACAGCTACTCCATTTGCCAATGTATTTATTAATCCGGATAATAAAGATGATATGCTTGGTAATGATTTATTTCCAGCACATTTTATTCACTGTTTAGATGCACCAACAAATTATTTTGGGTCAGAAAAGATATTTTCTGGTTATGAATCAATTGATAATATTATTATTAGAAAAATAGATGATGTAGATAAACATATTTCTATAGGACACAAGAAAGATGATTCAATTCAATCTCTTCCACAAAGCTTAAAAAAGGCAATAAATTGCTTTATCCTTAGTAGAACAATTCGTAATATAAGAGGTGATAAAAATAAACATTGCTCAATGATGGTTAATATTTCTCGTTTTGTATCTATACAACGAGAATTCAAGTATCTTATTACAGAATATATTGAACAATTAAAAAATGCAATACGTTTTAATTACAAATTACCAATTGAAAAGGCTTTAAAAGATGAACTTATACAACAAATATTTAAAACCTTTCAAGAAGAATATATTGATTGTGAAACAGAATGGATGGATATATTAGACGAATTGAATGAGGCAGCAAGTCTAATCAAAATCTTGTTAGTTAATAGCAAATCTGATGAAGCACTCAATTATACAACTTATACAAATCAGGGGGATGGGCTTACCGTAATTGTAATTGGTGGTTTAAGCCTATCACGTGGCCTTACAATTGAAGGATTGACAATCAGTTACATTTATCGTAACTCAAAGATGTATGATACGCTGATGCAAATGGGGAGATGGTTTGGCTATCGTGATGGATATGAAGATATATGTCGTATTTACATGTCAGATATTTCGTATGGCTGGTATTGTCATATTAGTGAGGCGACAGAAGAACTTCGGATGCAAGTAAAACGAATGAGTCGTGAACAGAAAAAACCAAGTGATTTCGGACTATATGTCAGAGCGCATCCAGATACATTAATTGTTACAGCACTAAATAAAATGCGTTATGCGGAAAATCGTTCATTCCATATTAGCTATGATGGTAAGCTTATGGAGACCCATATACTACCTGCATCTATTGATAAAAATGAAAGTAATAGATCGTTTTTTAAATCTTTTTTTGATATATTAAGCCAGTCAAGCGCCCCTTATATTGATGCAACTAACTCGCTTTTATTTAAGAATATAAATTGGGAAGATATTCAAAATTTCATTTTTAGCTTTCAATTTCATAACGATTTATCTGATTTGCAAGAAAATATTCCAAAATTTATCAAGGAAATTTCGGATATATATCCTTACTGGGACGTAGCATTCAGATCGTTGTCAGGAAAAGAACCTGAAATAGGTTATATGATCGCAGCACAGGAAAGAGATGTAGGTCATGATACTTCTGGACAACCAAGAAAACCTAGCTCAGAGAATGGTTGGTATACAGGAAATAAAAATAGATTTTCGGGTAATAGTATGTTTAAAATAGGACTAGATGATAATCAAATTATGAGAGCTCAAGAATTAGCAGCTGAGGCATCAAGGAAAAATCCTATCTTTAGTGATTATACAAATGTGAGAGGTAAACCTTTGTTACTTTTACACCTTCTAAATTTAATTGACAGAAAAAAAGATGATCAAGTTATCCAATCATTGGTTCCAGCTATTAGTCTAAGCTTTCCAAATTCAAGCGATGTTCGAACAATAAGGTATGTAGTAAACTCAGTATGGCTCAAACAATTCGAAGAGAATCAATATGATTCTTCTAGTGAGGAAGATGACTATGACATTAATATTTGATCCTTGGGTTGATATGAATCCAGCTCCCAATAGACAGCTCGTTCGTCGTCGTGTTAAAATTGAGGTTGATTTTGCATTATTCTGGATAAAAGATCATGAAGGTCGACCTGGTTTATTAATTGAAATTTCAAAGCTTGTTCCTAATATTTCACTGCAAGAGGCAAAAATAAATATCCGAGATATTTCAGTGGATGTATTTGAATTCAATGATGATAATATAAGAGCATTAGTATTAAAACTTGAACATCGACAAAATCAAGATGTTTTTTTGAAACTATGTCTTGATC is part of the Chloroflexota bacterium genome and harbors:
- a CDS encoding DNA cytosine methyltransferase codes for the protein MKDSIIHPVIDLFAGPGGLGEGFASLLHPRTPDLYAFKTAISIEKDMFSHQTLKLRHFYREFQSNAVPDDYYHYLENRITLEELYKRHPVESAQADHTAWLCTLGETPHEDVKKRIIEALNYQNKWVLVGGPPCQAYSLVGRSRMKGQENFENDPRHFLYREYLRILIDHKPPIFVMENVKGLISSKIQGKYVINDILRDLSNPSSIIDSKSSDLEYKLYSLSQPGIMNLTGDPSDFVVKAEEYGIPQARHRIFILGIRSDIDIVPKVLEKVNLRTTVRDAIGNLPEIRSGISKGLDNNSIWLETLTAMTQQSWFKYGRENGLTILADHIEMILESIKEQILEKDSTIYSQPDHFMDWFYDERLKTLLSHEARSHMKSDLQRYFFSAAFAQVYNISPKLSDFPKELLPAHKNITDGISGKKFSDRFRVQLSNTPSTTITSHISKDGHYYIHYDPIQCRSLTVREAARLQTFPDNYKFEGNRTSQYHQVGNAVPPLLANKIAAVVLDILERME
- a CDS encoding ATP-binding protein, whose translation is MQEKILSPHAASLSQSMRDLGYSLETAIADLIDNSITAGARNIRIFLDIDEANDPCLVIIDDGSGMNENELIEAMRPGSRNPRDKRDKDDLGRFGLGLKTASFSQCKSLTVVSRKDQNTFAACWDLDLITARNEWIVTIPAIEDLLFTPYIKTLGFQGTYILWKKLDRFLENSINDSSKNNSYDKLSIVEKHLALVFHRYISGDYKRHKINIEINGHPIIAFDPFCISNKATQLLQEEIVRIDGNEIKIQPYILPHHSKLSKKDYDFYRSRGDFVTNQGAYIYRNGRLMAWGDWFRLVPKSEATKLARIQIDFTNVLDEYWTIDIKKSRAHPPPQVREKLKQIINRITDQSKRIHIGRGNRLFDKQSQPLWVRFSDRDKIRYEVNKEHVLINAFLNRIGPDNASILRDVISLIERSVPLEAIYADYSSVPQSFEEKEPIQYEDLKSQIMHFHILLTSDFSMDKENFKKTIFSMKQFNENRELTQKIIEELL
- a CDS encoding Z1 domain-containing protein is translated as MTDSVKIKEAEKFLSQIILSRGSNLSSQDIITIVEQFRPVFQDSYYQFKSEDFNTLIRSLETQYFTTMGAGVSLIDLDIPHDEEWYLKRQISWDYAEDYEKYLITQGWPTRVIGSMGSVTNRILGLLQDPHKDGDWERRGLVIGHVQSGKTSNYIGLISKAADAGYKFIIVIAGIHNNLRTQTQERIDVGFIGRDSRNNNRIGVGQLRPNRSMPVTVTTTESDFNKALANRFGMELKSLNNTFILVIKKNVSTLGSLYNWLKELNVRQGIEKISDIPMLLIDDEADNASINTNKPELDPTRTNKEIRRILNLFKKRCYIGYTATPFANVFINPDNKDDMLGNDLFPAHFIHCLDAPTNYFGSEKIFSGYESIDNIIIRKIDDVDKHISIGHKKDDSIQSLPQSLKKAINCFILSRTIRNIRGDKNKHCSMMVNISRFVSIQREFKYLITEYIEQLKNAIRFNYKLPIEKALKDELIQQIFKTFQEEYIDCETEWMDILDELNEAASLIKILLVNSKSDEALNYTTYTNQGDGLTVIVIGGLSLSRGLTIEGLTISYIYRNSKMYDTLMQMGRWFGYRDGYEDICRIYMSDISYGWYCHISEATEELRMQVKRMSREQKKPSDFGLYVRAHPDTLIVTALNKMRYAENRSFHISYDGKLMETHILPASIDKNESNRSFFKSFFDILSQSSAPYIDATNSLLFKNINWEDIQNFIFSFQFHNDLSDLQENIPKFIKEISDIYPYWDVAFRSLSGKEPEIGYMIAAQERDVGHDTSGQPRKPSSENGWYTGNKNRFSGNSMFKIGLDDNQIMRAQELAAEASRKNPIFSDYTNVRGKPLLLLHLLNLIDRKKDDQVIQSLVPAISLSFPNSSDVRTIRYVVNSVWLKQFEENQYDSSSEEDDYDINI